One window of Equus asinus isolate D_3611 breed Donkey chromosome 7, EquAss-T2T_v2, whole genome shotgun sequence genomic DNA carries:
- the ZNF396 gene encoding zinc finger protein 396, translating into MSAKLRASLKLHPQTVEEPDSILVVKMEEEEQTCDVDSSLPWSSRCSPDTFRQRFRQFGYQESPGPREALSQLRQLCRQWLRPEVHTKEQILELLVLEQFLAILPEELQAWLRDHRPEDGEEAVTMLEDLEKELDGPPEQVVFGRNEDMISEKLAPWEIIQESPSSQLKPVKKQLHSLRQKDKDTRTINVKSASRQKTSSGIELHYDVSNTLHMNTSQSFTYRGTCEQGGRFERRQRNPSRKKQHKCNECGKIFSQSSALILHQRIHSGEKPYVCDVCAKAFSRSAVLIQHRRIHTGEKPYKCHECGKAFSQSSNLFRHKKGHTRGKSPISILRESKHLLRAFSTGERTQGTNTPLE; encoded by the exons ATGTCTGCGAAATTGAGAGCGTCATTAAAACTTCATCCACAAACTGTAGAGGAGCCTGACAGCATTCTGGTCGTGAAGATGGAAGAGGAAGAGCAGACGTGTGATGTGGACTCCAGCCTCCCCTGGAGCAGCCGCTGCAGCCCAGACACCTTCCGCCAGCGGTTCAGGCAGTTTGGCTACCAGGAGTCCCCTGGTCCCCGGGAGGCTCTGAGCCAGCTCCGGCAGCTTTGCCGTCAGTGGCTGAGGCCAGAGGTGCACACTAAGGAGCAGATCCTGGAGCTGCTGGTGCTGGAGCAGTTCCTGGCCATCCTGCCCGAGGAGCTGCAGGCCTGGCTGCGAGATCACCGAccagaggatggagaggaagcCGTGACTATGCTGGAGGACCTGGAGAAAGAGCTTGACGGGCCACCTGAGCAG GTTGTCTTTGGACGAAATGAGGACATGATTTCAGAGAAACTAGCACCTTGGGAAATCATCCAGGAGTCACCAAGTAGCCAGCTCAAGCCTGTGAAGAAGCAGCTTCACTCGTTAAGACAAAAGG ATAAAGACACCAGAACTATAAATGTGAAATCAGCTTCGAGGCAAAAGACTTCTTCAGGCATAGAACTGCATTATGATGTTTCTAACACCCTTCATATGAATACTTCCCAGAGTTTCACATATAGAGGAACCTGTGAACAAGGTGGCAGGtttgaaagaagacagagaaatccttctagaaaaaaacaacataaatgtaatgaatgtggcaAAATATTTAGTCAGAGCTCAGCCCTTATCCTCCATCAGAGAATCCACAGTGGAGAAAAACCTTacgtgtgtgatgtgtgtgcaaAGGCTTTTAGCAGAAGTGCAGTCCTGATTCAGCATCGAAGAATCCACACTGGGGAAAAACCCTACAAGTGTCAcgaatgtggaaaagcctttagTCAGAGCTCTAATCTTTTTAGACATAAAAAAGGACACACTAGAGGAAAGAGTCCCATCAGTATCCTGAGGGAATCAAAGCATTTACTCAGAGCTTTTTCAACAGGGGAGAGGACACAAGGCACAAACACCCCTTTAGAGTAA